A single window of Cydia strobilella chromosome 18, ilCydStro3.1, whole genome shotgun sequence DNA harbors:
- the LOC134749237 gene encoding ejaculatory bulb-specific protein 3-like produces the protein MKRLVFLVFLILLICQSQAEDQYTTKYDGIDLDEILASSRLLTGYVNCLLDLRPCTPDGKELKKNLPDAISNDCIKCTERQKQGADKVMHYIIDNRPDDWAKLEKKYNSDGSYKKKYLDSQVHREDKTTEDEKPAESETTEGTKTETTEEKQEK, from the exons ATGAAAAGACTCGTCTTCCTCGTTTTCCTCATTCTCCTCATCTGCCAAAGCCAAGCCGAGGATCAGTACACAACCAAGTACGATGGCATCGATCTAGACGAGATCCTGGCTTCCAGCCGACTGCTTACCGGCTATGTCAACTGTTTGTTAGACCTGAGGCCGTGCACGCCTGATGGAAAGGAGTTGAAAA AGAACCTTCCCGACGCCATTTCCAATGACTGCATCAAATGCACGGAGCGGCAGAAGCAGGGCGCTGACAAGGTGATGCACTACATTATCGACAACCGGCCTGACGACTGGGCGAAGCTCGAGAAGAA ATACAACTCCGATGGATCCTACAAGAAAAAATACCTTGACAGCCAAGTTCACAGGGAAGACAAAACAACGGAAGATGAAAAACCAGCAGAAAGCGAAACTACCGAGGGAACAAAAACCGAAACGACCGAAGAAAAGCAAGAAAAATGA
- the LOC134749214 gene encoding glutamyl-tRNA(Gln) amidotransferase subunit B, mitochondrial: protein MGLRNIPRRLYNHYKNPFTCKCSYSTVSVDKWQSVVGLEVHAQLNTETKLFSGAQNTFGGIVNNCVALLDAAIPGTLPVLNRKCVELAIKTALALSCKVNEVSTFDRKHYFYADLPAGYQITQQRAPLASDGVIDFQVYTPGIHKKPYKKSSKIKQIQLEQDSGKSLHDAELKRSLVDLNRAGAPLIELVFEPDLEDGEEAAALVKELLLIVQRLGACSGRLQEGALRVDANVSLRRPGDPLSTRTEIKNIGSVRGVAAAIKHEIARQRDVLSRGGLVANETRAWDAARRATVAMRDKEQVQDYRYMPEPNLPPLRVNLKTKDATQDVLSVPLIQDSIPELPEDSRRKLIQDYQLRPDTAIQLVNEPILLEYFQSLTSENAKNSTKIANLLINDLLTVLNKKNLDVEECNITIKQLKEIVDMLVTKQISLDVCKKVLEELVESDVAKSPVNIVKEKGWSLVTDEEEIAKKCMEVIENNPKLVKQYKEGKVKVLSALLGVLVKSTSNKLDMSLASKKMEELLKKN from the exons ATGGGCTTGCGAAATATTCCTCGACGCCTGTACAATCACTATAAAAATCCTTTCACGTGTAAATGTAGTTACTCAACTGTCTCTGTCGATAAATGGCAAAGTGTGGTCGGGCTGGAGGTTCACGCACAGTTAAATACCGAAACCAAACTGTTTTCAGGCGCTCAGAATACTTTTGGTGGTATAGTGAACAATTGTGTAGCTTTATTAGATGCCGCCATACCTGGCACGTTACCCGTTTTAAACAGAAAGTGCGTAGAATTAGCAATAAAGACTGCACTAGCTCTCTCGTGCAAAGTCAATGAAGTGTCAACGTTTGATAGAAAACATTACTTTTACGCCGATTTGCCAGCTGGTTATCAGATAACGCAACAGAGAGCGCCATTAGCCAGTGATGGAGTAATTGATTTTCAG GTATATACTCCCGGCATTCACAAAAAGCCTTACAAGAAGAGTTCAAAGATCAAGCAAATCCAGCTGGAACAAGACAGCGGCAAGTCCCTTCATGATGCGGAGCTCAAGCGTAGCCTGGTGGACCTCAACCGGGCTGGGGCACCGCTGATTGAACTGGTGTTCGAACCTGACTTGGAG GATGGAGAAGAGGCAGCAGCGCTGGTTAAGGAGCTGTTGCTGATTGTGCAGCGGCTCGGCGCGTGCTCGGGCCGCCTGCAAGAGGGCGCGCTGCGCgttgacgccaatgtgtcactGCGTCGCCCCGGGGATCCCCTCTCCACTCGTACTGAG aTAAAAAACATCGGGTCAGTTCGCGGCGTGGCAGCGGCGATAAAGCATGAGATCGCGCGACAACGCGACGTGTTGTCGCGCGGCGGCCTCGTCGCCAACGAGACGCGCGCGTGGGACGCCGCCCGGCGCGCCACCGTCGCCATGCGGGACAAAGAGCAAGTGCAAGATTATAG GTATATGCCAGAACCGAATCTCCCGCCGCTCCGTGTCAATCTAAAAACAAAAGACGCCACACAAGACGTTCTAAGCGTACCACTCATACAAGACAGCATACCGGAACTCCCAGAGGACTCACGAAGAAAACTCATCCAGGACTACCAACTGCGGCCCGATACGGCCATTCAGCTAGTCAATGAACCTATCCTACTCGAATATTTCCAGAGCTTGACGTCAGAAAACGCTAAAAATTCTACTAAAATAGCCAACTTACTTATCAATGATTTACTAACCGTACTGAACAAGAAAAATCTAGACGTCGAAGAATGTAATATCACTATTAAACAGCTAAAAGAGATAGTTGACATGCTAGTAACAAAGCAAATTAGTCTGGATGTTTGTAAGAAGGTTCTTGAAGAACTAGTGGAGTCTGACGTTGCTAAATCCCCTGTAAACATTGTTAAAGAGAAAGGCTGGTCTTTGGTGACAGATGAGGAAGAAATCGCTAAGAAGTGCATGGAAGTGATTGAGAATAATCCAAAATTGGTGAAGCAATATAAGGAGGGGAAAGTCAAAGTATTGTCGGCCTTGTTAGGAGTATTAGTTAAGAGCACTAGTAATAAGTTAGATATGTCTCTAGCATCCAAAAAGATGGAGGAGTTGTTGAAAAagaattaa
- the LOC134749235 gene encoding uncharacterized protein LOC134749235 codes for MLSEIFLSCLLVLQITSAEPTAGGIDRTLSEGVTSMGYNVMYGDEDFMVLNSVVDEVEKKVSKAKIRLNELIQPLPARDVKCLMSADHYCSKDMKETKSIIIQAIKDDCQSCSTAEKENAGRVIAAMMAHDPSSWKLFLTRVALLVKDQYINKRTTSAPDTDRYRTVGEPEEVISVRANRFILPGARVRVKRYLMEKVME; via the exons ATGTTGTCCGAAATCTTCCTGTCCTGTCTTCTAGTCCTTCAGATAACTTCGGCTGAACCGACGGCCGGCGGAATCGATAGAACCTTGAGCGAAGGGGTGACGAGTATGGGCTACAATGTGATGTACGGTGATGAAGACTTTATGGTACTAAATTCGGTTGTGGACGAGGTTGAGAAAAAGGTGTCGAAAGCTAAAATTAGACTGAATGAGCTGATTCAGCCGCTGCCCGCGAGAGATGTGAAATGCTTGATGTCAGCTGACCATTATTGCTCTAAGGATATGAAGGAGACGAAAA gtATCATAATTCAAGCTATCAAAGACGATTGTCAGTCTTGTTCGACGGCGGAGAAGGAGAACGCCGGGCGCGTCATAGCGGCCATGATGGCGCACGACCCCTCCTCCTGGAAGCTGTTCCTCACCAG GGTTGCCCTTCTAGTAAAGGATCAATATATAAACAAACGGACAACCTCTGCGCCAGACACGGACCGATACAGGACCGTAGGCGAACCTGAAGAAGTGATAAGTGTGCGTGCCAACAGATTCATTCTGCCCGGTGCCAGAGTGAGAGTGAAGAGGTACCTTATGGAAAAGGTTATGGAATAg